Sequence from the [Bacteroides] pectinophilus genome:
CCTGAGACACTTCATAATATCCGTACAGTACATACACTTGGCAGGGAAAAGTATATGGAACAAAGATATGATGAGTACATAAGCGAAGGCTACAGGGCGATGGAGAAGACCAATTTCTACGATGCAATATATTCTCCTGTAATTCTTATTTTAAATGCTGTTGTAATTGCGGTAGTCATGTTGTTCTCTGCATCAGGCAGCCCTGTGGTGCTTACACTGTTCGGAATGTCAGCAGGTACGGCAGTAGCCGTAATGAATTACATTTCACAGATATTTTCACCGGTAGAGAGCCTCGGCATGGAGATTCAGACAATACAGTCAGCACTTGCCGGTGTAAAGAGGATAGATGAATTCCTTGCACAGGACGAATTTGCAAAGCAGGATACAAAAGCGCCTGACGGGCCTGTGGTAAGATTTGATAACGTCACATTTGGTTATGATGATAAAAATATTCTTAATGACTTTAGTTTTGAAGTCCGTACCGGCGAGCAGGTAACATTGTCGGGACGTACCGGTGCGGGTAAGAGTACAATATTCAAACTGATACTTGGATTATACAGACCGGACCGGGGCAGTGTCACGATAGGCGGCGTTAATTCGGCAGATATACCGGATAAGGCAAAACGCAGGCTGTTTGGATATGTTGAACAGTCATTCCATATGGTCCCGGGTACTGTAAAGGATCAGATAACGCTTTTTGATGAGTCGGTCACAATGGATGAAGTAAAGAAAGCTGCAGAACTTACGGGACTTGATGATGCAATAATGAGCCTTCCTGACGGTTATGACACAAAATGTACCGCAGATATCTTCTCACAGGGACAGTGGCAGCTTCTGTCAATAGCCCGTGCAGCAGCGGCACAGCCGAAGCTGCTGCTGCTTGATGAGATAACGGCTAACCTTGATGCGGATACAGAGAAGACTGTGCTCAGCGCCCTTAAGAGAGTATCTGAGAATAGAACAGTTATCTCAATATCACACAGGGTCAATGCATCAGCCGGAAGGATAATTACTATTGGATAACAGTGCCTTCTTCACGGCAGTGTATTTTTTCTCGGGGACAGGAAGTATCGTTCCGTCAGACAGTGTGACAGAAAAACGCTCAATTCCGGTGACGTGTTCCGGATTGATGAGATAACTTGCATGAATGCGGAGCAGATACTTTGAATACCTGCTCTCAAAATCAGGCAGTGTTCCAT
This genomic interval carries:
- a CDS encoding ABC transporter ATP-binding protein/permease; the encoded protein is MTNNINQNNKSNSVAEIILYTIKSRLLLSFAIVSAVVMAIVTSLFPPLILGGIIDAMTAGQAVNWGMILAYFGLIVLTGLMEAAREALLTVFGQKITHALRSGLMDKFTRLTADCLNKQEPGAVVSRFVGDVDTVEALFTSGIISMFADVCRIISILAVIWFRNKGLAIVIVVLLPFLFWFTRHVQKNMLSAQIANRRAVSRASGHVPETLHNIRTVHTLGREKYMEQRYDEYISEGYRAMEKTNFYDAIYSPVILILNAVVIAVVMLFSASGSPVVLTLFGMSAGTAVAVMNYISQIFSPVESLGMEIQTIQSALAGVKRIDEFLAQDEFAKQDTKAPDGPVVRFDNVTFGYDDKNILNDFSFEVRTGEQVTLSGRTGAGKSTIFKLILGLYRPDRGSVTIGGVNSADIPDKAKRRLFGYVEQSFHMVPGTVKDQITLFDESVTMDEVKKAAELTGLDDAIMSLPDGYDTKCTADIFSQGQWQLLSIARAAAAQPKLLLLDEITANLDADTEKTVLSALKRVSENRTVISISHRVNASAGRIITIG